The Triticum dicoccoides isolate Atlit2015 ecotype Zavitan chromosome 6A, WEW_v2.0, whole genome shotgun sequence genome has a window encoding:
- the LOC119316367 gene encoding uncharacterized protein LOC119316367 has translation MRQLIWPEENMAAASPGDGGGAGNASRRRAEAAVQGSARSVVVAEGGWSSRGRFVRDAKKGFEMAPDIIVSTRLLLNEWCVQPDLRPLVSSFEHSPVLENLTLQLRKVQLSLTHLVPEPLHQLLSRGDPECRHPWTFESSSCTTSPQLYWLVPQVHNCTGSDCALVHFK, from the exons ATGCGACAACTCATCTGGCCGGAGGAGAACATGGCAGCGGCATCTCCTGGTGACGGCGGTGGGGCAGGCAATGCTTCAAGGCGACGGGCTGAGGCGGCGGTGCAGGGATCCGCTCGGTCTGTTGTTGTTGCTGAGGGCGgatggagcagccggggcaggttcGTCCGTGATGCCAAG AAGGGATTTGAGATGGCGCCCGACATTATAGTAAGTACAAGACTGTTGCTGAATGAGTGGTGTGTGCAACCAGACCTCCGTCCACTTGTTTCATCGTTTGAACATTCACCGGTTCTTGAGAATCTGACGCTTCAATTGCGTAAG GTACAACTAAGCCTAACTCATCTGGTTCCT GAACCTCTCCACCAACTTCTTTCAAGGGGAGATCCTGAATGTCGGCATCCTTGGACCTTCGAAAGCAGTT CTTGTACCACAAGTCCACAACTGTATTGGCTTGTACCACAAGTCCACAACTGTACTGGATCAGATTGTGCTCTGGTGCATTTCAAATGA